A DNA window from Undibacterium sp. YM2 contains the following coding sequences:
- a CDS encoding DUF4347 domain-containing protein: MTPSNSLNPATSEASSSSGSSSSFAFDPLHPSLADGLPSVATAVVAPAVPVITQTAVVPSIAAPAPVAAATPHEVVFVDTTLQNWQGLVGNLKPGTEVVTLDPLKNGVQQMADALQGKADITAVHIVSHGGEGYLVLGNTMLSSYNLTDYQASVATIQKAMAPGADILLYGCDVAKGDNGTSFVNQLAKATGADVAASTNDTGVHGDWVLEYHSGVVETTAIAAQQYHYDLATITVTNLNDIGTGSLRDAVVNATGNGAADTIVFDPALFASGAGTITLTSGALEVGGTSDADAFSIIGPGSNLLTISGNNSSQIFRADNYAAANTSALNISGMTLTNASNTTATGYSLSRGGGAIIVSSTGAVVIDHVVIKNSSSSGYGGGLSSYGNYNSSITVSNSSFQSNTTTGAGGGINLSAHSVTLLNNTFEGNTAATGGGGAALGIIGAGNFTITNNTFSNNTSGTSNVVAGKGGGLQISSFSGSTGSIINNTIVGNHFVGKSTVNADLVSADGGGLHVDGSPGVITLSNNLIANNTSTGAAGNNGADLVLGRNLTVNGANNIFGTTAGTYTVSNSGGNTISNLTGTISTVPSMGTLAYNGGPVKTISIAGGSSAVGAGTTTGAPTTDARGFNRGGTIDIGAYESSDNGSFNFGGVVSPANGVIDVPINYDLVIDFGTAVTAVAAKNIVIYRQSDNAVLETIAATDTSKVTFSSGTGGANSKVTINPAANFLGKTGYYVLIDSGSFLDSSSKSFTGITSNSTWAFTSAGLPSIITSATYDASTGILSVIGTNMASGDTIDVSKLSLTGQGGSYTLTTANVTTSSATAFSITLNAADKLAINGVLNNNGTTAVDTTTFNLAAAAGWDASQGPLADTTNPVTVANVTSPTITSATYDGTTHVFTITGTNLVKTIGATNDVTISKLTITGEGGATRTLSTTGNVEITSDTSFTFTLAGADIAAVDSLLNKNGTASASSATTYNLSAADDWNSVITGGNIQDLTGNGITVSNAAPSILSSTYDAATGILSVSAVNIVGGDTIDVSKLSITGQGGSYTLTTANVTASSSTAFAVTLNAADKLAINGILNNNGTTAVDTTTFNLAAAASWDATTTSSADLTGNAVTVSNVTAPTITSATYNGSTHVFTVTGTNLVKTIGATNDVNLSKFTITGEGGATYILSTTGNVEVTSANSFTFTLAGADITGIDALLNKNGTSSVSSTTYNLAVADDWNSVITGGNIQDLTGNGITVSNAAPSILSSTYDAATGILSVSAVNMVGGDLIDVSKLSITGQAGSYTLTSANVNASSTTAFAVTLNAADKLAINGILNNNGTTAVDSTTFNLAAAASWDATTASSADLTGNAVTVSNVTAPTITSATYDGTTHVFTVTGTNLVKTIGATNDVTISKLTITGEGGATYALSTTGNVEITSATSFTFTLAGADIGGVDALLNKNGTSSASSATTYNLAVADDWNSVITGGNIQDLTGNGITVSNAAPSIISSTYDAATGVLSVTAVNIVGGDTIDVSKLSLVGQGGGSYTLTSANVTASSSTAFAVTLNAADKLAVNGLLNKTGTTAVDATTFNLAAAASWDATTTSSADLTGNAVTVSNVAAPTITSATYDVTTHILTVTGTGLVSTLGATNDITVSALTIKGEGAATRTLSTTGNVEVTSATSFAVTLAGADQAAVEALFNKNGTTSTGGTTYNLAAADDWDSVITGGNIAVTTAPITVSNVAVPTVTSATYNANTGVLTVTGTGLTGLTGANNDIVANKFSLQGEGGASYTLTTTSNVEITSATSFTLTLSAADRLGANLIMNKNGTSSTSVNTYNLIAAEDWNAGADAAVVIADLTGNGITVTNVVAPTVTSATYNVATGVLVVTGNNFLSLTGANNDITANRIRFLGQGAFNYTLTDTANVDITSNTSFTMTMSANDKAALALRLNKDGNSSTDSTTYNIGMLEDWNTGAATAVVIADLFGNFITVTGNNVAPVIGGVVAGQTVTETTTVSPFTGVTITDPDVGASETIIISLDVAAKGAFTAASLAATGFSTADGGLTYTHAAGTPAAVQAAIRGLVFQPAAGRVPVGSTETTTFTISANDGIASAVLNNTTTVIATGINAAPTNITLSNAALQQGSADNTSVGTLTAIDPNPGDTASFTLVTGNGTNDKDNSKFTISGNTLVAKNPVGMTPGNYSIFVRATDAMGSAYEKNFIIAVGDNVAPTATGITRIQSENTSLGTIDYKVTFSEAVTGVNAAAFALATTGTVAGTISSVTQLDPSTYSVRITGLTGDGTLGLNLKNAGTGIVDTSSLALNGGFTGQLYQVDHTAPTTTVVNLKFSNDDGISGTDFITTATQQTISGTLSASLLAGETIQVSLDNGTNWINATATVGSNSWALQNQTVSGNNTLKVRVSDLAGNSGAVLQQAYSILAYDNNTGTNPSDNTNPVIDPDADGDGILQTIEAGVPNWIGSGKGDGNGDGKADQAQKEVASLPWNNGGLVNTHYATLSIDSSLALSHTTTSASPLNLPSDLQLQYGLINSQINGVGTGKEINLSVYTDKLGSVNGYWVQDKAGNWTNIASAITEVNGKLKVDFKITDGGIFDADGKVDGKISFSGGLGYRNSSLPGDKDGDGIPDAIEAKVGTKLDVKDNDVLHRSDLFAMQLYRDVLFREADTAGVQYWQGQIDSGKMSRAQVAASFMESAEFQSGIGGITRLYFGAFDRLPDREGLAYWMQAQKDGMNLSKISASFVSSAEFQKTYGALDNTAFVDRVYQNVLHRSSDTAGKAYWLGQLGNGLSRGDMLAGFTESTEFKANSQSKVSLTLDYIGLLGHAPDQATFDTLVSQSGTDVVTLIGQFINSPEYLARFMP; the protein is encoded by the coding sequence ATGACACCGTCTAATTCCTTGAATCCAGCCACTTCTGAAGCCAGTTCATCTTCCGGTTCTTCTTCAAGTTTTGCATTTGACCCTCTACATCCAAGTCTGGCAGATGGTTTGCCATCCGTCGCCACTGCAGTTGTTGCGCCAGCAGTTCCCGTCATTACCCAAACGGCAGTCGTACCATCCATTGCCGCACCTGCGCCTGTCGCTGCCGCAACGCCCCATGAAGTGGTGTTTGTTGATACCACACTGCAAAACTGGCAAGGCCTGGTTGGCAATCTCAAACCAGGTACCGAAGTCGTTACGCTTGATCCGTTAAAGAACGGCGTACAGCAAATGGCCGATGCCTTGCAAGGCAAGGCCGATATCACTGCTGTCCATATTGTTTCACATGGTGGTGAAGGCTATCTGGTACTTGGCAATACCATGCTGTCTTCGTATAACCTGACAGACTATCAGGCCAGCGTGGCGACCATACAAAAAGCCATGGCGCCAGGGGCTGATATTTTGCTGTATGGCTGCGATGTTGCCAAAGGCGATAACGGCACCAGCTTTGTGAATCAGCTGGCTAAAGCGACAGGTGCAGATGTCGCTGCATCGACCAATGACACGGGTGTACATGGTGATTGGGTGCTGGAATATCATAGTGGTGTGGTAGAGACTACTGCAATAGCTGCACAACAATATCATTACGACCTCGCGACCATTACCGTTACTAATTTGAACGATATTGGCACAGGCTCGTTACGAGATGCTGTGGTGAACGCGACTGGCAACGGTGCTGCCGATACCATCGTATTTGATCCAGCCTTGTTTGCCAGTGGTGCTGGCACCATTACCCTGACCAGCGGAGCGCTTGAGGTTGGTGGCACCAGTGATGCGGATGCATTCAGTATTATCGGCCCTGGCAGCAATTTATTGACCATCAGCGGTAACAATAGCTCACAGATTTTTCGGGCGGATAATTATGCTGCGGCCAATACTTCGGCATTGAATATTTCAGGTATGACGTTGACCAATGCGAGCAATACCACAGCAACCGGTTACTCTCTCTCCCGTGGCGGCGGTGCCATCATCGTGTCCAGTACTGGTGCCGTAGTCATCGATCACGTAGTCATTAAAAATTCCAGTTCTTCCGGCTATGGCGGCGGCCTTTCTTCTTACGGTAATTACAATAGCAGTATTACCGTTAGCAATTCGAGTTTTCAATCCAATACTACTACTGGCGCTGGTGGCGGCATTAATCTGTCTGCCCATTCGGTCACATTGCTTAATAACACTTTTGAAGGCAATACTGCCGCTACAGGCGGTGGTGGAGCAGCGCTCGGTATCATTGGTGCCGGTAACTTTACGATCACCAATAACACCTTTTCCAATAACACCAGTGGCACAAGTAATGTGGTGGCAGGCAAGGGAGGTGGTTTGCAGATTTCTTCCTTCTCTGGAAGCACTGGCAGCATCATCAATAACACCATTGTTGGCAACCATTTCGTCGGCAAATCAACGGTCAATGCAGACCTGGTATCTGCGGATGGTGGTGGCCTGCATGTAGACGGTTCGCCTGGTGTGATTACGCTGTCGAACAATCTGATTGCGAACAATACAAGTACCGGTGCAGCTGGCAATAATGGCGCCGATCTGGTCCTTGGGCGCAACCTGACTGTCAATGGCGCCAATAATATTTTTGGTACCACGGCTGGCACCTACACCGTGTCCAATAGTGGCGGCAATACCATCAGTAACCTGACCGGTACTATTTCCACCGTCCCGAGCATGGGTACGTTGGCCTACAATGGCGGGCCGGTAAAAACCATTTCGATTGCTGGCGGCAGTAGTGCCGTAGGTGCAGGTACCACAACCGGCGCGCCGACGACGGATGCGCGTGGATTTAACCGAGGTGGCACAATTGATATTGGTGCCTATGAATCTTCCGATAATGGCAGCTTCAATTTTGGTGGAGTCGTTTCCCCTGCGAATGGCGTTATTGATGTACCCATCAACTATGACCTGGTGATCGATTTTGGTACGGCGGTTACAGCAGTTGCCGCCAAAAATATCGTCATTTACCGCCAGTCAGACAATGCGGTGCTGGAAACCATCGCTGCCACCGATACCAGCAAGGTCACATTCAGCAGTGGTACGGGCGGTGCCAATAGCAAGGTTACGATTAATCCAGCCGCCAATTTCCTTGGCAAGACTGGCTACTATGTATTGATAGACAGCGGTTCGTTCCTGGACAGTAGCAGCAAGTCATTTACCGGCATCACTTCCAATTCTACCTGGGCCTTCACTTCTGCCGGTTTGCCATCGATCATCACCAGCGCCACCTACGATGCCAGCACTGGCATTCTGTCCGTTATCGGCACTAATATGGCGAGCGGCGACACCATTGATGTTTCCAAACTGTCGCTGACAGGGCAGGGCGGTTCTTACACGCTGACGACAGCGAATGTAACGACCAGCAGTGCGACAGCTTTCTCAATAACATTGAACGCGGCTGATAAGCTGGCCATCAACGGTGTCTTGAACAATAACGGTACAACGGCTGTTGATACCACTACATTCAATCTGGCCGCTGCTGCTGGCTGGGATGCTTCGCAGGGACCATTAGCCGACACAACAAACCCTGTCACTGTCGCGAACGTCACATCCCCAACGATCACCTCAGCAACTTACGACGGTACAACACACGTCTTCACCATCACCGGCACCAACCTGGTCAAGACCATAGGTGCCACGAATGACGTCACGATTTCCAAACTGACGATTACCGGTGAAGGTGGTGCAACCCGTACTCTCTCAACCACAGGCAACGTCGAAATCACATCAGACACCAGCTTTACCTTTACTTTGGCTGGCGCAGATATAGCCGCTGTCGATAGCTTGCTCAACAAGAACGGCACTGCGTCCGCCAGCAGCGCTACTACATATAACCTTTCTGCAGCTGATGACTGGAACAGCGTCATCACCGGTGGCAACATTCAGGATTTGACAGGCAACGGCATCACCGTCTCCAATGCTGCCCCCAGCATCCTGAGTTCCACCTACGATGCAGCAACCGGCATCCTGTCTGTCTCCGCCGTCAACATCGTCGGTGGCGACACCATTGATGTGAGCAAGTTATCCATCACAGGCCAGGGTGGTTCCTACACCCTGACCACGGCCAACGTCACCGCCAGCAGTTCGACTGCCTTTGCTGTCACCCTGAATGCCGCCGATAAGCTCGCCATCAACGGCATCCTGAACAATAACGGCACGACAGCAGTTGATACCACCACCTTCAATCTCGCCGCTGCTGCTTCCTGGGACGCCACCACCACATCCAGTGCAGATTTGACCGGCAATGCTGTGACTGTATCGAATGTCACCGCCCCAACGATCACCTCAGCGACCTACAACGGCAGCACCCACGTCTTCACCGTCACCGGCACTAACCTCGTTAAAACCATCGGTGCGACCAATGACGTCAACCTGTCCAAGTTCACCATCACTGGTGAAGGTGGTGCGACCTATATACTGTCCACCACCGGCAATGTTGAAGTCACCTCCGCCAACAGCTTTACCTTTACACTGGCGGGTGCAGATATCACTGGTATCGATGCCCTGTTGAATAAGAACGGCACCTCCTCTGTCAGTTCCACTACCTACAACCTGGCTGTTGCCGATGACTGGAACAGCGTCATCACCGGCGGCAACATTCAGGATTTGACTGGCAATGGCATTACCGTTTCCAATGCCGCGCCAAGCATATTGAGTTCCACCTACGATGCGGCAACCGGCATTTTATCGGTCTCGGCAGTCAACATGGTTGGTGGTGACCTCATTGATGTCAGCAAACTCTCTATCACAGGCCAGGCTGGCTCCTACACACTGACCAGCGCCAACGTCAACGCCAGCAGTACAACTGCTTTTGCAGTCACGCTGAATGCCGCCGATAAGCTCGCCATCAACGGCATCTTGAACAACAACGGCACCACCGCCGTTGATAGCACCACATTTAACCTGGCCGCTGCTGCCTCCTGGGACGCCACCACCGCATCCAGTGCAGATTTGACTGGCAATGCCGTGACAGTCTCGAACGTCACAGCGCCAACGATTACATCGGCAACTTACGACGGCACTACCCATGTCTTTACCGTCACCGGCACCAACCTGGTTAAAACCATTGGTGCGACCAATGACGTCACCATTTCCAAGCTCACCATTACTGGTGAAGGCGGTGCGACCTACGCCCTGTCCACCACCGGCAATGTTGAAATCACCTCCGCTACCAGCTTTACATTTACGCTGGCGGGTGCCGATATCGGTGGTGTTGATGCCCTGCTGAACAAAAACGGCACCTCGTCTGCCAGCAGTGCCACCACCTACAACCTGGCTGTTGCCGATGACTGGAACAGCGTTATCACTGGCGGCAATATTCAGGATTTAACTGGCAATGGCATCACCGTCTCGAACGCTGCACCGAGCATCATCAGCTCCACCTATGATGCCGCGACGGGCGTTTTAAGTGTCACTGCCGTCAACATCGTTGGTGGCGACACCATCGATGTATCGAAGTTATCCTTGGTCGGTCAGGGTGGTGGTTCTTATACCTTAACCAGCGCCAACGTCACCGCCAGCAGCAGTACCGCCTTTGCCGTGACCCTGAACGCTGCCGACAAACTCGCCGTCAATGGCCTGTTGAACAAGACCGGCACCACCGCCGTTGATGCCACCACCTTCAACCTGGCCGCTGCTGCTTCCTGGGACGCCACCACCACATCGAGCGCCGACCTGACCGGCAATGCCGTCACCGTCTCGAACGTGGCCGCCCCAACCATTACCTCAGCCACCTATGACGTCACCACCCACATCCTGACCGTCACCGGCACAGGCCTCGTCAGCACCCTCGGTGCCACCAATGACATCACCGTCTCTGCCCTGACCATCAAAGGCGAAGGCGCAGCCACCCGTACGCTGTCGACCACCGGAAATGTCGAAGTCACCTCCGCCACCAGCTTTGCCGTGACCCTCGCCGGTGCTGACCAGGCTGCTGTCGAAGCCCTGTTCAACAAGAACGGCACAACATCCACAGGTGGTACCACTTACAACCTGGCTGCCGCCGATGACTGGGACAGCGTCATTACCGGTGGCAATATTGCTGTCACCACTGCCCCGATTACCGTCTCCAATGTCGCCGTCCCGACCGTGACCTCGGCCACCTACAACGCCAACACCGGTGTACTGACCGTCACCGGCACTGGCCTCACCGGTCTGACAGGCGCAAACAACGACATCGTCGCCAATAAATTCAGCCTGCAAGGCGAAGGCGGTGCCAGCTATACCCTCACCACCACCAGCAATGTCGAGATCACCTCTGCGACCTCGTTCACCCTGACCCTCAGTGCCGCAGACCGCCTGGGTGCCAACCTCATCATGAACAAGAATGGCACCAGCTCCACCAGTGTCAATACCTATAACCTGATTGCCGCAGAAGACTGGAATGCCGGTGCCGATGCCGCCGTTGTGATTGCTGACCTGACCGGCAATGGGATTACTGTTACCAATGTGGTGGCACCAACGGTCACCTCAGCGACCTACAACGTCGCCACCGGTGTACTGGTGGTTACGGGCAACAACTTCCTGTCCTTGACAGGAGCCAATAACGATATTACCGCCAACCGTATCCGTTTCCTCGGTCAGGGTGCCTTCAACTACACCCTGACCGATACCGCCAACGTCGACATCACCTCCAACACCAGCTTCACCATGACCATGAGTGCCAACGACAAGGCGGCCCTGGCATTGCGCTTGAACAAGGATGGCAACTCGTCCACCGACAGCACCACCTACAACATTGGCATGCTGGAAGACTGGAATACTGGTGCCGCTACGGCTGTCGTCATCGCTGACCTGTTTGGCAATTTCATTACCGTCACCGGCAATAACGTTGCTCCCGTCATCGGTGGTGTGGTCGCAGGCCAGACCGTGACTGAAACCACCACGGTTTCTCCGTTCACCGGTGTCACCATCACTGACCCTGACGTGGGTGCATCTGAAACCATCATCATCAGCCTGGATGTTGCCGCCAAAGGTGCCTTCACCGCCGCTTCACTGGCAGCGACTGGCTTCTCGACTGCCGATGGCGGCCTGACCTATACCCATGCAGCCGGTACCCCGGCAGCCGTGCAGGCGGCCATCCGTGGCCTGGTGTTCCAGCCGGCTGCTGGCCGTGTCCCTGTGGGCAGCACAGAAACCACGACCTTTACCATCAGTGCCAATGACGGTATTGCTTCTGCGGTATTGAATAACACGACGACAGTGATTGCGACCGGCATCAATGCGGCACCGACCAATATCACCTTGTCGAATGCGGCACTCCAGCAGGGTTCTGCTGACAATACCAGTGTGGGTACTTTGACAGCGATTGACCCGAATCCGGGTGATACCGCCAGTTTTACCCTGGTAACTGGTAATGGGACGAATGACAAGGACAACAGTAAATTCACCATCTCGGGTAATACCCTGGTGGCGAAGAACCCTGTGGGCATGACACCGGGCAATTACAGTATCTTTGTGAGAGCCACGGATGCCATGGGTTCTGCCTATGAAAAGAACTTCATCATCGCCGTTGGTGACAATGTCGCTCCAACCGCGACCGGTATTACCCGCATCCAATCTGAGAACACCAGCCTGGGCACGATAGACTACAAGGTCACGTTCAGTGAAGCGGTGACGGGCGTGAATGCGGCAGCCTTTGCACTGGCGACGACGGGGACAGTGGCAGGAACCATCAGCAGTGTCACGCAGCTTGATCCTTCTACCTACAGCGTCAGGATCACGGGATTGACCGGTGATGGGACACTGGGCCTGAATCTGAAGAATGCCGGTACTGGCATTGTGGATACGTCCAGCCTGGCCCTGAATGGCGGCTTTACCGGGCAGTTGTATCAGGTCGATCATACGGCGCCGACGACCACCGTTGTGAACCTGAAGTTCTCTAATGATGACGGTATCAGTGGTACCGACTTCATCACGACAGCGACTCAACAGACCATCAGCGGTACACTCAGTGCCAGCTTGCTCGCCGGTGAAACCATCCAGGTCTCGCTCGACAATGGCACGAACTGGATCAATGCGACAGCAACAGTAGGTAGTAATAGCTGGGCCCTGCAAAACCAGACTGTCAGCGGTAATAACACCCTGAAGGTCAGGGTAAGTGATCTGGCTGGTAATAGCGGAGCGGTACTGCAACAGGCTTATTCCATCCTTGCCTATGACAACAATACCGGAACCAATCCTTCTGACAATACCAATCCTGTCATTGATCCGGATGCCGATGGTGACGGCATCCTGCAAACCATAGAAGCAGGAGTACCCAACTGGATAGGTAGTGGCAAGGGGGATGGTAACGGCGATGGCAAAGCTGATCAGGCGCAGAAAGAAGTCGCCTCCTTGCCATGGAATAATGGTGGCCTGGTCAATACGCACTATGCGACTTTGAGTATTGATTCTTCACTGGCCTTGTCTCATACGACGACGTCAGCCAGCCCGCTCAATTTACCCAGTGACCTGCAATTACAGTATGGCTTGATCAACAGCCAAATTAATGGCGTGGGTACAGGTAAAGAAATCAATTTGTCGGTTTATACCGATAAGCTGGGTTCAGTAAATGGTTACTGGGTACAGGACAAGGCGGGTAACTGGACAAATATTGCCAGCGCGATCACAGAGGTGAATGGCAAACTGAAGGTGGACTTCAAGATCACCGATGGTGGCATATTTGATGCGGACGGCAAGGTGGATGGCAAGATCAGTTTCAGCGGTGGTCTGGGATACAGGAACAGTTCCCTGCCCGGCGACAAGGATGGTGATGGTATCCCGGATGCGATAGAAGCGAAGGTCGGCACCAAACTTGATGTCAAAGACAATGATGTCTTGCACCGCTCTGACCTGTTTGCCATGCAGCTGTATCGTGACGTGCTGTTCCGTGAAGCGGATACCGCAGGCGTGCAGTACTGGCAGGGTCAGATCGACAGTGGCAAGATGAGCCGGGCGCAGGTGGCGGCGTCGTTCATGGAGTCAGCTGAATTCCAGAGTGGGATAGGCGGGATTACGCGTCTGTACTTTGGTGCCTTTGACCGCTTGCCTGACCGTGAGGGTCTGGCTTACTGGATGCAGGCGCAAAAGGATGGCATGAACCTGAGTAAAATCAGTGCTTCGTTTGTGTCGAGTGCAGAATTCCAGAAGACTTATGGGGCGCTGGACAATACGGCCTTTGTGGACCGGGTCTATCAGAATGTCTTGCACCGCAGTTCAGATACAGCAGGCAAAGCCTACTGGCTGGGGCAACTGGGCAATGGCTTGAGCCGTGGCGATATGCTGGCGGGCTTTACGGAATCGACGGAGTTCAAGGCGAATTCGCAATCCAAAGTGTCTTTGACGCTGGATTACATCGGTCTCTTGGGTCATGCGCCGGATCAGGCGACCTTTGATACTTTAGTCAGCCAATCGGGTACGGATGTGGTCACGCTGATCGGGCAGTTTATTAATTCGCCTGAGTATCTGGCGAGGTTTATGCCCTGA